The following coding sequences lie in one Flavobacterium sp. 20NA77.7 genomic window:
- a CDS encoding amidohydrolase family protein: MKVLKLVFVLVCFQHALAQDYFPKNEGVKQTFKSYIALTHATIYSSSTQKIENATLLLKDDKIIDIGTAITLPKDTKIIDVTGKFIYASFIDLYSEFGINKQQKKSNSGPAPQYNSERNGYYWNDHIRADFNAYQNLAYDDKTAKELREIGFGTVLSHLNDGVVAGTGVLWTLNDNESNATRIVNKKISQHFTFNRSSYSNQSYPSSLMGSMALLRQFYHDADWYAKGGSKTKDFTLEAFNENKTLLQIFNAGDKLNALRAAKIGDEFTIKYIIKGSGNEFERINEIKKTNANFIIPIKFPEAYDVSDPNLALQVALGDMRFWNQAPYNLKLLNDNGISFSITSADLKSPKDFLTNLRKAVSLGLPKEKALAALTEIPANWAKQTLLGSLKKGNLANFIITSGDLFDEKTTVIENWVQGNRYAIEKINPLEIKGAYELTITSSEGKNTYDFTIEGDTNKPDAKISQGSLVYGTKISYTEPWVTLVIKSKDTISNKFIRLTGIKNEIGLSGKAILENGLEGIWEATPKKVENKKEEAKKDTNQLTTKFFELTYPNIAFGNVQKPKQETLLFKNATVWTGEKEGILQETDVLIENGKITKIGKNLVTNARIIDATGKHLTAGIIDEHSHIAISNGVNEGGQNSSAEVTIEDVINSEDSNIYRNLAGGVTSANLLHGSANPIGGRAAFIKLKWGYAPEEMLVKDAPKYIKFALGENVKQSNWGDYARLRFPQSRMGVEQVYEDYFSRAIAYQKEWADYKTKKTKTIPRFDIELEVLAQILNKKRFITCHSYVQSEINMLMKVANKYGFQIKTFTHILEGYKLADKMAAHGVGGSTFADWWAYKFEVNDAIPHNAALMNKEGVTVSINSDDAEMSRRLNQEAAKTVKYGNISEETAWNFVTLNPAKLLQVDDRVGSIKVGKDADVVLWSTNPLSIYAKAEKTVIEGIVFYDIEQEASKNEAVQKERNELINLMLDAKNKGLKTQEPKKKSTGHYHCDTLGDRCKETHYKYN, encoded by the coding sequence ATGAAAGTATTGAAATTAGTATTCGTTTTAGTCTGTTTTCAACATGCACTCGCACAAGATTACTTTCCAAAAAACGAAGGTGTAAAACAAACATTTAAAAGTTATATAGCACTAACCCATGCCACTATTTATAGTTCTTCCACGCAAAAAATAGAAAACGCAACACTCTTACTGAAAGATGATAAAATCATTGATATTGGTACAGCTATCACATTGCCAAAAGACACAAAAATTATAGATGTAACGGGTAAATTTATTTATGCCTCATTTATCGATTTATATTCTGAATTTGGTATAAACAAACAACAGAAAAAAAGCAATTCAGGACCTGCACCACAATACAATTCTGAACGCAATGGTTATTATTGGAATGACCATATACGAGCAGATTTTAATGCCTATCAAAATTTGGCTTATGATGATAAAACCGCTAAAGAACTTAGAGAAATTGGTTTTGGTACTGTACTTAGTCATTTAAACGATGGTGTTGTAGCGGGAACTGGAGTATTGTGGACATTAAATGATAATGAAAGTAATGCAACACGTATCGTAAATAAGAAAATTTCACAACATTTCACATTTAACAGAAGTAGTTACTCAAATCAGTCCTACCCTTCATCTTTAATGGGAAGCATGGCATTATTACGTCAATTTTATCATGATGCAGACTGGTATGCAAAAGGTGGCTCTAAAACTAAAGATTTTACGTTAGAAGCCTTTAATGAAAATAAAACTTTACTTCAAATATTTAATGCCGGGGATAAATTAAATGCTTTACGAGCAGCTAAAATAGGAGACGAATTTACGATAAAGTATATTATTAAAGGAAGTGGCAACGAATTTGAACGCATTAATGAAATTAAAAAAACAAATGCAAATTTCATTATTCCAATTAAATTTCCAGAAGCTTATGACGTTTCTGATCCTAATTTAGCTTTACAAGTAGCTCTTGGTGATATGCGCTTTTGGAATCAAGCACCTTACAACTTAAAACTATTAAACGACAATGGCATTTCATTTAGTATTACAAGTGCCGATTTAAAAAGCCCTAAAGACTTTTTAACCAATTTACGCAAAGCCGTTTCATTGGGCTTACCTAAAGAAAAAGCTTTAGCGGCTTTAACAGAAATTCCTGCAAATTGGGCCAAACAAACCCTTTTAGGCAGTTTGAAGAAAGGAAATTTAGCTAATTTCATCATAACTTCAGGCGACTTATTTGATGAAAAAACAACAGTAATTGAAAACTGGGTTCAAGGCAATAGATATGCTATTGAGAAAATTAATCCTTTAGAAATAAAAGGGGCGTATGAACTTACAATTACATCTTCTGAAGGAAAAAATACATATGATTTTACAATTGAAGGCGACACAAATAAACCAGATGCTAAAATTTCGCAAGGGAGTTTAGTATATGGTACTAAAATTTCATACACAGAACCTTGGGTAACGCTTGTTATTAAATCAAAAGACACAATAAGCAATAAATTCATAAGACTAACTGGAATCAAAAACGAGATAGGCTTATCTGGAAAAGCTATTTTAGAAAATGGTTTAGAAGGAATTTGGGAAGCAACACCTAAAAAAGTTGAAAACAAAAAAGAAGAAGCCAAAAAAGACACCAATCAATTAACAACTAAGTTTTTCGAATTAACCTATCCAAACATTGCTTTTGGAAATGTTCAAAAACCAAAACAAGAAACACTTTTATTTAAAAACGCTACCGTTTGGACAGGCGAAAAAGAAGGAATACTACAAGAAACAGATGTTCTTATTGAAAATGGAAAGATTACCAAAATTGGTAAAAATCTAGTGACCAATGCACGAATTATTGATGCAACAGGCAAACATTTAACCGCAGGAATTATAGACGAGCATTCGCATATTGCTATTTCTAACGGGGTGAATGAAGGTGGGCAAAATTCTTCTGCTGAAGTAACCATTGAAGACGTTATAAATTCTGAAGACAGCAATATATATAGAAATCTAGCTGGAGGCGTTACGTCGGCTAATTTATTACACGGCTCAGCAAACCCAATTGGTGGTCGTGCCGCATTTATCAAATTAAAATGGGGCTATGCACCTGAAGAAATGCTGGTTAAAGACGCGCCTAAATACATCAAATTTGCATTAGGTGAAAATGTAAAACAATCCAATTGGGGCGACTATGCACGTTTGCGATTCCCGCAATCAAGAATGGGAGTTGAACAAGTCTATGAAGATTATTTTTCAAGAGCTATAGCTTATCAAAAAGAATGGGCTGATTATAAAACTAAAAAAACAAAAACAATTCCAAGATTTGACATTGAGCTTGAAGTATTGGCACAAATTCTAAATAAAAAACGTTTCATCACTTGCCATTCCTATGTGCAATCTGAAATCAATATGTTAATGAAAGTGGCAAATAAATATGGCTTTCAAATCAAAACTTTTACACATATTTTAGAAGGATATAAATTAGCTGATAAAATGGCTGCACATGGTGTGGGTGGCTCTACATTTGCCGACTGGTGGGCTTACAAATTTGAAGTAAATGATGCCATACCTCATAATGCCGCTTTAATGAATAAAGAGGGAGTAACGGTTTCTATTAATTCAGATGATGCAGAAATGTCACGCCGATTAAACCAAGAAGCTGCTAAAACAGTAAAATATGGTAACATTTCTGAAGAAACCGCTTGGAATTTTGTGACCTTAAACCCAGCAAAATTATTACAAGTAGATGATCGTGTAGGTAGTATTAAAGTGGGTAAAGATGCTGATGTGGTACTTTGGTCAACTAATCCTTTATCCATTTATGCAAAAGCTGAAAAAACAGTTATAGAAGGGATTGTGTTTTATGACATCGAACAAGAAGCAAGTAAAAATGAAGCCGTTCAAAAAGAAAGAAATGAATTAATTAATTTAATGCTTGACGCAAAAAATAAAGGATTAAAAACACAAGAACCTAAGAAAAAATCAACAGGGCATTACCATTGTGATACCTTAGGCGACAGATGCAAAGAAACGCATTATAAATACAATTAA
- a CDS encoding GNAT family N-acetyltransferase: MERIKIIKYTSDYYQQWNDFVAHSKNATFLFHRDFMQYHQNRFEDYSLLVFQDEKLIALFPANKVDQLIYSHQGLTYGGIVVDYAIRLDKFIAVFQAVLAFYESIGIQSIQVKIIPTIYTSFPSEELNYCCFLADAKLLKTDTLAVIDLSTDFSILKNRMEGVNRGVKHGLIVKETGSFDAFWNEILLPNLAEKHKKEPVHSLEEITYLKAKFPNQIRQFNVYFQNQLVAGTTIFESDFVAHSQYIASNSTKNELGSLDFLHHYLLTEVFTTKKFFDFGISNEWAGRKLNQGLHYWKESFGARTVVQEVYAIATNKHINCNEVLL; encoded by the coding sequence ATGGAACGTATTAAAATTATAAAATACACGTCAGATTATTATCAGCAATGGAACGATTTTGTAGCCCACTCCAAAAATGCTACGTTTTTATTTCATCGTGATTTTATGCAATATCACCAAAATCGCTTTGAAGATTATTCGTTGTTGGTTTTTCAAGATGAAAAATTAATTGCCTTATTTCCTGCAAATAAAGTAGACCAACTAATTTATTCACATCAAGGTTTAACGTATGGCGGAATAGTAGTTGATTATGCTATTCGTCTTGATAAATTTATAGCTGTTTTTCAAGCCGTTTTAGCTTTTTATGAATCGATAGGCATTCAAAGTATCCAAGTAAAAATAATACCGACTATTTATACTTCTTTTCCATCGGAAGAATTGAACTATTGTTGCTTTTTAGCTGATGCCAAATTACTTAAAACAGATACCTTAGCAGTCATTGATTTATCAACTGATTTTAGTATTCTAAAAAACAGAATGGAAGGGGTGAATAGAGGTGTTAAACATGGTTTAATAGTAAAAGAAACAGGCAGTTTTGATGCGTTTTGGAATGAAATATTACTTCCAAATTTAGCCGAAAAACATAAAAAAGAACCGGTTCATTCGCTAGAAGAAATTACGTATTTGAAAGCTAAGTTCCCAAACCAAATTAGACAGTTTAATGTCTATTTTCAAAATCAATTGGTTGCGGGTACAACTATTTTTGAGTCAGATTTTGTAGCTCATTCACAATATATTGCATCAAATTCCACTAAAAATGAGTTAGGTAGCTTAGATTTTTTACATCATTACTTGCTAACAGAAGTTTTTACAACCAAAAAGTTTTTTGATTTTGGAATTTCTAATGAATGGGCAGGAAGAAAATTAAATCAAGGCCTACATTATTGGAAAGAAAGCTTTGGGGCGCGAACCGTTGTTCAGGAAGTATATGCTATAGCAACAAATAAACATATAAATTGTAATGAAGTACTCCTTTAA
- a CDS encoding T9SS type B sorting domain-containing protein — translation MFKKIIPFIFFFNFIWGQNITLYHQFNGRYDFTFVGNTLNPSENSFQTSPSVFTTSSASLNLGSGDVIEKAYLYWAGCGTGDFDVKLNGTDITASRTFTNILNQGFVFNFFSAFADVTSLVQTQGNGTYTLSDLDVSSFINFHFQNKTNFAGWAIVVVYKNTNLPLNQLNVYDGLQVVSQLQNNLDVPLNALNVIDNQNAKIGFIAWEGDSGLAVNETLRINGNIISNPPLNPANNAFNGTNSVTNSNTLYNMDLDIYSIQNNINIGDTSALIQLTSGQDYVMINTIVTKLNSQLPDATIQITDNTLTCNSRTISIDYEVFNTNCTNFLPAQTPITFYANGIAVGTTYTQNNIPIDGSETGIITLTIPASIPLQFNLVAVVDDTGNHIGIVTEILENNNSFTYPITLLTSPQFNPLEDLVSCNLGFTRGYFDFSEYEDLVKVNATDTVSFYETENDALVGTNSISNFTFYEAQTTPKIIWIRLNNATNCYSITSFILKTKNCPPEIFNAVSPNNDELNETFYISGLRNIFVNFKLEIYNRWGKLIWTGNQNKPDWDGRIENGVGSDLAPGGTYFYILYLNDPDYPNAINGSLLLKR, via the coding sequence ATGTTTAAAAAAATTATTCCGTTTATCTTTTTTTTCAACTTCATTTGGGGTCAAAACATTACGTTGTACCATCAATTTAACGGAAGATATGACTTTACATTTGTAGGCAATACGTTGAATCCCTCTGAGAATTCGTTTCAAACAAGCCCTTCCGTATTTACAACTTCATCAGCTTCATTAAATTTAGGTAGTGGCGATGTAATTGAAAAAGCGTATTTATATTGGGCAGGCTGTGGAACGGGGGATTTTGATGTAAAATTAAACGGCACAGACATAACCGCTTCGAGAACCTTTACCAATATACTTAATCAAGGATTTGTCTTTAATTTTTTTAGTGCATTTGCCGATGTTACCTCTTTAGTCCAAACACAAGGTAATGGTACCTATACCCTTTCCGACTTAGATGTTTCTTCTTTTATTAATTTTCACTTTCAAAATAAAACAAATTTTGCAGGTTGGGCTATTGTTGTAGTTTACAAAAACACGAACTTACCACTTAATCAATTAAATGTGTATGACGGTTTACAAGTGGTTTCACAATTGCAAAACAACCTCGATGTGCCATTAAACGCCTTAAATGTAATTGACAATCAAAATGCTAAAATTGGCTTTATAGCTTGGGAAGGCGATTCAGGTTTAGCCGTAAATGAAACCCTTAGGATAAATGGAAACATCATTAGCAACCCTCCCTTAAATCCTGCCAACAATGCATTTAACGGAACTAACTCTGTTACAAATTCGAATACCCTATACAATATGGACTTGGACATATATAGTATTCAAAATAACATCAATATAGGTGATACTTCAGCATTAATTCAACTTACTTCTGGTCAAGATTATGTGATGATCAATACAATTGTTACAAAATTAAATAGTCAACTGCCCGATGCCACCATTCAAATCACTGACAACACGCTTACTTGCAACTCTAGAACAATTTCTATTGACTATGAAGTATTTAACACGAATTGCACCAATTTTTTACCAGCTCAAACACCCATTACCTTTTACGCAAATGGTATAGCTGTTGGAACTACTTATACCCAAAATAATATTCCAATAGATGGATCAGAGACAGGAATAATTACACTTACAATTCCTGCTTCTATTCCTCTGCAATTTAATTTAGTAGCTGTTGTGGACGATACAGGAAACCATATAGGAATCGTAACCGAAATTTTAGAAAACAACAACTCATTTACCTACCCTATTACACTACTAACCTCACCCCAGTTTAACCCACTTGAAGATTTAGTTTCTTGTAATCTTGGATTCACTAGAGGATATTTTGATTTTTCAGAATATGAAGATTTGGTAAAAGTGAATGCAACCGATACAGTTTCTTTTTATGAAACAGAAAATGATGCCTTAGTTGGTACTAATTCTATTTCAAATTTCACCTTCTACGAAGCGCAAACAACTCCAAAAATCATTTGGATTAGACTGAATAATGCCACTAACTGTTATTCAATTACATCTTTTATTCTCAAAACTAAAAATTGTCCTCCTGAAATATTTAATGCCGTTTCTCCAAATAATGATGAATTAAACGAAACGTTCTACATTTCAGGTTTACGCAATATTTTTGTGAATTTTAAATTAGAAATATACAACCGTTGGGGAAAACTAATTTGGACTGGCAACCAAAATAAACCCGATTGGGATGGAAGAATAGAAAATGGTGTAGGAAGTGATTTAGCTCCAGGCGGTACCTATTTTTACATTTTATACCTTAACGATCCTGATTATCCAAATGCAATAAATGGCTCACTTTTATTAAAAAGATAA
- a CDS encoding amidohydrolase family protein: protein MKKIIFFLNILTALGFAQQTPAPKQTKSILIMGGTAHLGNGKIQENALISIQNGKIMYVADGTLAKPAKHDLVIEANGKHIYPGFIAPNSTLGLVEIDAVRASDDESEVGSFNPHIRSIIAYNTESKVTETARPNGVLLAQITPRGGRIAGTSSIVQLDAWNWEDAVIKENDGIHMRWPNSYARLGWWAEPGGIEPNKKYAEQVKEIQDFFDNAYAYLQSNKEVKDIPYEAMNGLQDGTKTLFVTANGEKEIQDILLFKKKNNIQKVVLVGGYYAYKVADLLKEANVSVLLRRIHDLPMSEDEDVNLPYKNASLLMQKNVLVGLENSGDMERMQVRNIPFYAGSCAAWGMSKEDALKLITSNTAKILGIDDSYGTLETGKSATLFISAGDALDMKTNLITHAFIDGRQISLESHQTELYKRYKEKYESQEVKSDEKK, encoded by the coding sequence ATGAAAAAAATAATTTTCTTTCTAAATATACTTACTGCACTAGGATTTGCTCAGCAAACCCCAGCACCTAAGCAAACAAAAAGCATCTTAATAATGGGCGGCACAGCCCATTTAGGCAATGGAAAAATTCAAGAAAATGCCTTAATTTCTATTCAAAATGGAAAAATCATGTATGTGGCAGATGGAACATTAGCGAAACCTGCTAAACACGATTTAGTTATTGAAGCAAATGGTAAACATATATATCCGGGCTTTATTGCTCCCAATTCAACCCTAGGACTTGTAGAAATTGATGCCGTGAGAGCTTCCGATGATGAAAGCGAAGTCGGAAGTTTTAATCCACATATACGAAGTATTATTGCTTACAATACAGAATCTAAAGTAACCGAAACGGCAAGACCTAATGGCGTTTTATTGGCACAAATCACCCCAAGAGGTGGAAGAATTGCGGGTACGTCCTCTATCGTTCAGTTAGACGCTTGGAATTGGGAAGATGCTGTTATAAAAGAAAATGACGGCATTCATATGCGTTGGCCAAATAGTTATGCTCGTTTAGGCTGGTGGGCCGAGCCAGGTGGTATTGAGCCAAATAAAAAATATGCAGAACAAGTAAAAGAAATACAAGACTTTTTTGATAATGCATATGCTTATTTACAATCAAACAAAGAGGTAAAAGATATTCCTTATGAAGCCATGAACGGTTTACAAGACGGAACAAAAACATTGTTTGTTACTGCAAATGGCGAAAAAGAAATACAAGATATTTTACTATTTAAAAAGAAAAATAATATACAAAAAGTTGTACTTGTTGGTGGATACTATGCATACAAAGTAGCCGATTTACTTAAAGAAGCAAACGTAAGTGTTTTGCTAAGACGAATTCATGATTTACCTATGTCTGAAGACGAAGATGTAAATTTACCTTATAAAAACGCATCATTATTAATGCAAAAAAATGTATTAGTAGGATTAGAAAACTCAGGAGACATGGAACGCATGCAAGTAAGAAACATTCCTTTTTATGCCGGTAGTTGTGCTGCTTGGGGAATGTCTAAAGAAGATGCGCTAAAACTAATTACTTCAAACACCGCTAAAATACTTGGTATAGATGACTCATATGGGACATTAGAAACCGGAAAAAGCGCTACCCTATTTATATCTGCTGGAGATGCATTGGATATGAAGACCAATTTAATTACACACGCCTTTATAGATGGTAGACAAATTAGCTTGGAAAGTCATCAAACTGAATTGTATAAAAGATATAAAGAAAAGTATGAGAGTCAAGAAGTGAAAAGTGACGAGAAAAAATAA
- a CDS encoding TrmH family RNA methyltransferase: MKQISSVQNPFIKQLIQLQDKAKVRKQLGLFVIEGQREIELAIKGGYEVETLLFCPELSGKAEKLKIQIAEDLKIEVSKDVYQKIAYRDTTEGIIAIAKSKPLQLSDLKVGKNPLILVAEGLEKPGNLGALLRTADAANIDAVIIANPKSDMYNPNIVRSSVGCLFTRQIAVATSEEAIAFLKENNINIYCATLQDSATYHTQNYNESSALVVGTEATGITEIWRQNATKNINIPMQGVIDSMNVSVAAAILVFEAKRQRGF; this comes from the coding sequence ATGAAACAAATATCTTCCGTTCAAAACCCTTTCATCAAACAATTAATTCAATTGCAAGACAAAGCCAAAGTAAGAAAACAATTGGGCTTATTTGTAATTGAAGGGCAGCGTGAAATTGAATTAGCTATAAAAGGTGGTTACGAAGTAGAAACATTACTTTTTTGTCCAGAATTATCAGGAAAAGCTGAAAAGCTGAAAATTCAAATAGCTGAAGATCTGAAAATTGAAGTTTCTAAAGACGTGTATCAAAAAATTGCCTATCGCGATACAACCGAAGGAATTATCGCCATTGCTAAATCAAAACCCTTACAATTATCCGATTTAAAAGTAGGCAAAAACCCATTGATTTTAGTCGCAGAAGGATTAGAAAAACCAGGAAATCTAGGCGCTTTATTACGAACAGCCGATGCAGCTAATATTGATGCCGTTATTATTGCCAATCCAAAATCGGATATGTATAATCCAAATATTGTACGTTCGAGTGTAGGGTGTCTGTTTACACGTCAAATTGCAGTCGCCACTTCAGAAGAAGCGATCGCTTTTTTAAAAGAAAACAATATCAATATTTATTGTGCCACCTTACAAGATTCAGCCACGTATCACACACAAAATTATAACGAATCTAGCGCTTTAGTCGTTGGAACAGAAGCCACAGGAATTACCGAAATTTGGCGACAAAACGCCACTAAAAATATCAACATTCCCATGCAAGGCGTTATTGACTCGATGAACGTTTCGGTAGCGGCTGCCATTTTAGTATTCGAAGCTAAAAGACAGCGTGGATTTTAA
- a CDS encoding serine hydrolase codes for MKKTLLIALLTSFTAFSQITEKQIDEVAENTLKAFNVPGVAVAVVKDGKIIHSKGYGVKSILKKDKVDGNTLFGVASNSKAFTTAAIAMLVDEGKMNWDDKVSKYLPNFKMYTDYVTNEFTVRDLVTHRSGLGLGAGDLMIWPDGGNFKPKDIIENLQYLKPVSSFRTKYDYDNLLYIVAGEVIEKVSGLSWCDFIETKIMKPLEMNTSAGSFVRLKDTTNIVDPHVPTDGKLKVISRYKNQSFDAAAGIYSSVNDMSKWMIMQLQQGKYGSEKQFRLFSEAQHNEMWQLQTIIPAKTREPYFTHFSGYGLGWFLSDVKGYKQVTHTGGLEGIVTQVTLLPELNLGIVVLTNQQSGAAFNAITNTIKDAFLKIEYKDYVTMYSQREKDNVAKADKVTTEVWAKIEENKKNKVKIEAKNFTGTYKDNWFGNIIISEKKGKMYFNSERSPQLAGEIFFYKDNTFAVKWFNRSFNADALITFSDNNRNIKMAAISELTDFSYDFQDLDFTKQ; via the coding sequence ATGAAAAAAACACTTTTAATAGCCTTATTGACTTCATTCACAGCGTTTTCACAAATAACCGAAAAGCAAATTGATGAAGTGGCAGAAAATACACTAAAAGCATTTAACGTTCCAGGAGTTGCGGTTGCGGTTGTAAAAGACGGTAAAATCATTCATAGTAAAGGATACGGAGTAAAATCCATACTTAAAAAAGATAAAGTAGATGGAAACACCCTTTTTGGAGTAGCTTCAAATAGTAAAGCATTTACAACTGCTGCCATAGCCATGCTAGTTGACGAAGGTAAAATGAATTGGGATGATAAAGTAAGTAAATACTTGCCTAATTTTAAAATGTATACCGACTATGTTACAAATGAATTTACTGTACGCGACTTGGTTACACACAGAAGTGGTCTTGGATTAGGTGCAGGTGATTTAATGATTTGGCCTGATGGGGGAAATTTTAAACCTAAAGACATTATTGAAAATTTACAATACCTAAAACCCGTTTCATCTTTTAGAACTAAATATGATTATGATAATTTGTTATATATCGTAGCAGGTGAAGTTATAGAAAAAGTAAGTGGTTTGTCATGGTGTGATTTTATAGAAACAAAAATCATGAAACCTTTAGAAATGAATACTAGTGCTGGTTCTTTTGTTCGTTTAAAAGATACCACAAATATTGTTGATCCTCATGTGCCAACAGACGGAAAACTAAAAGTTATTTCACGATATAAAAATCAATCATTTGATGCTGCTGCTGGAATTTATTCTTCTGTAAACGACATGAGTAAATGGATGATTATGCAATTGCAACAAGGAAAATATGGTTCTGAAAAACAATTCAGACTTTTTTCAGAAGCACAACATAATGAAATGTGGCAGTTACAAACCATTATTCCTGCAAAAACCAGAGAACCCTATTTTACACATTTTTCAGGTTATGGATTAGGTTGGTTTTTAAGTGATGTTAAAGGGTATAAACAAGTTACACATACTGGCGGATTAGAAGGAATTGTAACGCAAGTAACGCTCCTTCCCGAATTAAACTTAGGCATTGTTGTACTAACCAATCAGCAATCGGGTGCCGCTTTTAATGCCATTACAAATACTATTAAAGATGCTTTTTTAAAGATAGAGTACAAAGATTATGTAACAATGTATAGCCAAAGAGAAAAAGACAACGTTGCAAAAGCAGACAAAGTAACGACAGAAGTTTGGGCAAAAATTGAAGAAAATAAAAAAAACAAAGTAAAAATTGAAGCTAAAAATTTCACGGGAACTTATAAAGATAATTGGTTTGGAAACATCATCATTTCTGAGAAAAAAGGAAAAATGTATTTTAATTCAGAACGTTCGCCGCAATTGGCTGGTGAAATTTTCTTTTACAAGGACAATACATTTGCCGTAAAATGGTTCAATCGTAGTTTTAATGCCGATGCTTTAATTACGTTTTCAGATAATAATAGAAACATCAAAATGGCAGCAATTTCTGAATTAACTGATTTTAGTTATGATTTTCAAGATTTGGATTTCACTAAACAATAA